A single genomic interval of Zingiber officinale cultivar Zhangliang chromosome 4A, Zo_v1.1, whole genome shotgun sequence harbors:
- the LOC121972185 gene encoding GPI ethanolamine phosphate transferase 3-like isoform X2, with protein MAVAGGTKWSMIRPFLVLFLLHTLAIYFFTRGFLLTRTELDSFSHCSDLAQSPCSLPFPNSSSDAPVKSNFTADEGPKDRGCWTTPSVDRLVIIVLDALRFDFVAPSTFFKDKKPWMDKLRVLQKLASEEGLSARIFKAIADPPTTSLQRLKGLTTGGLPTFIDVGNSFGAPAIVEDNLMHQLVKNGKRVLMMGDDTWMQLFPDHFNISYPYPSFDVKDLDTVDNGVIEHLIPSLYKEDWDVLIAHFLGVDHAGHIFGVESEQMINKLEQYNRILEEVVNVLKNQSGAGSLHENTFLIVMGDHGQTTNGDHGGGTAEEVETSVFAMSLKSSPTSISSVLDSDFCHPDLYGKRLCIGIFEQLDFAVTISALLGLPFPFGSIGHVDAELYALSARTWESEGTNTDGCEVLSDLAAWKQNYLKALCINSWQVQRYIDLYSTTSVIGLPLEDLYHVAQLYSEAQSSWSDTMNISCLHGDTGNNILDGLDSSFQQQIDAYSNYLRSVSKLARSAWTEFDLSFMGVGFIFMLISLGFHLVSIRRLSMLCQPYYGGMDVFVAEGRVASFLLSTAGILRLWCSISNWKFPTYELLLLFLNTIIRHGIVAGMLKETSGSTSLFTFYKFIFHTDEKDPLLIVLTYSLPIISLSILAIMISRFLSATSSRMCYRYILFIGTICSYVLISLHWVSEGGLMPSFTFLQYIGKNLAPRLVYAIGFGLLVLSVLSQFLVNGMKKSTENLSISALGLVSSWSSTIIILLGKQGPFAVLIFVSGAWCIVRSSRLESKRRDLGVLIIDPTTVIQWSLLAVCLFFYTGHWCAFDGLRYGAAFIGFDHFNIIRQGFLLAIDTFGVSHILPILGIPFIVILKLQNSNKRVSVDNIFLSLTQVFLIYGLITSTTTTLTIVCVAIQRRHLMVWGLFAPKYVFDAIGLLLTDVLILMASLYYY; from the exons ATGGCGGTGGCCGGAGGAACGAAATGGAGCATGATCCGGCCTTTCTTGGTGCTCTTCCTCCTCCACACCCTCGCCATCTACTTCTTCACCCGCGGATTTCTTCTCACCCGTACCGAGCTCGACTCCTTCAGCCACTGCTCCGATCTGGCTCAATCTCCTTGCTCCCTCCCCTTCCCCAATTCTTCTTCTGACGCTCCGGTCAAATCCAATTTTACGGCAGATGAGGGACCCAAGGATCGAGGTTGTTGGACTACGCCTTCGGTAGATCGGCTCGTCATCATCGTGCTCGACGCGCTTAG GTTTGATTTTGTTGCCCCTAGTACGTTTTTCAAAG ATAAAAAGCCCTGGATGGACAAATTGCGAGTGTTACAGAAGCTAGCCTCTGAGGAGGGACTGTCAGCCAGAATTTTTAAGGCCATTGCAGACCCTCCGACCACTAGCTTACAGAGGTTGAAG GGATTAACAACGGGAGGACTTCCGACATTCATTGATGTTGGCAATAGTTTTGGAGCACCAGCAATTGTGGAAGATAATCTGATGCATCAG TTGGTGAAAAATGGAAAAAGGGTGCTGATGATGGGTGATGACACATGGATGCAGCTGTTTCCTGATCATTTTAATATATCTTATCCTTACCCTTCCTTTGACGTGAAAGATCTTGATACA GTTGATAATGGTGTCATTGAACATTTGATTCCATCATTGTACAAAGAAGATTGGGATGTACTCATTGCTCATTTCCTTGGTGTT GATCATGCTGGGCACATATTTGGCGTTGAGTCTGAACAGATGATAAACAAGTTGGAACAGTATAACCGGATTCTTGAG GAAGTTGTTAACGTGCTGAAGAACCAATCTGGAGCAGGTTCCCTGCATGAGAACACTTTTCTCATTGTAATGGGTGATCATGGCCAAACCACTAATGGTGATCATGGCGGTGGTACAGCTGAAGAG GTGGAAACATCAGTCTTTGCAATGAGTTTAAAAAGCTCCCCAACTTCAATATCATCTGTTCTGGATTCAGATTTCTGCCACCCTGATTTG TATGGGAAAAGGTTATGCATTGGCATCTTTGAGCAG CTTGACTTTGCAGTAACTATTTCAGCTCTCCTTGGTCTTCCATTTCCTTTTGGAAG TATTGGCCATGTTGATGCTGAACTGTATGCATTAAGTGCTCGTACATGGGAAAGTGAAGGGACAAACACAGATGGTTGTGAAGTATTATCAGATTTGGCAGCATGGAAGCAAAACTACTTAAAAGCTCTATGCATAAACAGCTGGCAG GTACAAAGATATATTGATCTCTACTCTACCACATCAGTTATCGGGTTGCCTTTGGAAGATTTATACCATGTAGCTCAATTGTACAGTGAAGCTCAGAGTAGCTGGTCAGATACTATGAACATCAGTTGCTTACATGGGGATACGGGCAACAATATTCTGGATGGTTTAGATTCCTCTTTTCAACAGCAAATTGATGCATATTCAAACTACTTACGAAGTGTTTCCAAGCTTGCTCGATCAGCATGGACTGAGTTTGATTTAAGCTTCATGGGTGTTGGCTTCATTTTTATGCTGATTTCTCTTGGCTTTCACCTAGTATCAATTAGAAGATTGAGCATGCTCTGTCAACCCTATTATGGTGGGATGGATGTATTTG TGGCAGAAGGAAGAGTTGCAAGCTTTCTTTTGTCGACTGCTGGCATTCTCAGATTATGGTGTTCAATCAGCAACTGGAAGTTTCCAACTTAT GAACTTTTGCTTCTTTTTCTAAACACCATTATCAGACATGGCATAGTTGCTGGAATGTTAAAGGAGACTTCTGGTTCCACCTCTTTATTTACATTCTACAAATTTATTTTCCATACTGATGAGAAAGATCCTCTGTTGATAGTTTTGACATACAGTTTACCCATAATCTCACTATCCATTTTAGCAATCATGATTTCTAGGTTCCTTTCTGCAACATCTTCTCGGATGTGCTATAGATATATCCTCTTTATTGGAACCATATGTAGCTATGTTCTCATATCATTACATTGGGTCTCAGAGGGCGGGTTGATGCCCAGTTTCACATTTTTGCAATATATTGGGAAGAACTTAGCCCCTCGGCTAGTTTATGCTATTGGATTTGGACTTCTAGTTCTATCAGTTCTCTCTCAGTTTCTTGTCAATGGTATGAAAAAGTCAACAGAAAACCTATCAATTTCAGCTCTGGGTTTGGTTTCTTCATGGAGCTCAACCATCATTATTCTACTGGGAAAGCAAGGTCCTTTTGCTGTTTTGATTTTTGTAAGCGGAG CATGGTGTATAGTAAGATCATCGAGGTTAGAATCCAAGAGAAGGGATTTGGGAGTCTTGATCATTGATCCTACAACTGTGATTCAATGGAGCCTTTTAGCTGTCTGTTTATTCTTCTACACTGGTCATTG GTGTGCATTTGATGGTTTGCGGTATGGTGCAGCTTTTATTGG ATTTGATCATTTCAATATCATCCGTCAAGGTTTTCTACTGGCAATAGATACTTTCGGTGTCTCCCACATCCTTCCTATTCTTGGTATTCCATTTATTGTCATACTCAAGTTGCAGAATAGTAATAAAAGAGTGTCTGTGGATAATATATTCCTCAGCTTGACTCAG GTATTCTTAATTTACGGGCTTATAACTTCTACAACCACCACTTTGACGATCGTATGCGTTGCAATTCAAAGAAGGCATTTAATG GTTTGGGGATTATTTGCACCAAAATATGTCTTCGATGCAATCGGCCTTCTTCTAACAGACGTATTAATTCTCATGGCTTCTCTATACTACTACTGA
- the LOC121972185 gene encoding GPI ethanolamine phosphate transferase 3-like isoform X1, translating to MAVAGGTKWSMIRPFLVLFLLHTLAIYFFTRGFLLTRTELDSFSHCSDLAQSPCSLPFPNSSSDAPVKSNFTADEGPKDRGCWTTPSVDRLVIIVLDALRFDFVAPSTFFKDKKPWMDKLRVLQKLASEEGLSARIFKAIADPPTTSLQRLKGLTTGGLPTFIDVGNSFGAPAIVEDNLMHQLVKNGKRVLMMGDDTWMQLFPDHFNISYPYPSFDVKDLDTVDNGVIEHLIPSLYKEDWDVLIAHFLGVDHAGHIFGVESEQMINKLEQYNRILEEVVNVLKNQSGAGSLHENTFLIVMGDHGQTTNGDHGGGTAEEVETSVFAMSLKSSPTSISSVLDSDFCHPDLYGKRLCIGIFEQLDFAVTISALLGLPFPFGSIGHVDAELYALSARTWESEGTNTDGCEVLSDLAAWKQNYLKALCINSWQVQRYIDLYSTTSVIGLPLEDLYHVAQLYSEAQSSWSDTMNISCLHGDTGNNILDGLDSSFQQQIDAYSNYLRSVSKLARSAWTEFDLSFMGVGFIFMLISLGFHLVSIRRLSMLCQPYYGGMDVFGIRFSLVSAFLLVAIRAASFLSNSYILAEGRVASFLLSTAGILRLWCSISNWKFPTYELLLLFLNTIIRHGIVAGMLKETSGSTSLFTFYKFIFHTDEKDPLLIVLTYSLPIISLSILAIMISRFLSATSSRMCYRYILFIGTICSYVLISLHWVSEGGLMPSFTFLQYIGKNLAPRLVYAIGFGLLVLSVLSQFLVNGMKKSTENLSISALGLVSSWSSTIIILLGKQGPFAVLIFVSGAWCIVRSSRLESKRRDLGVLIIDPTTVIQWSLLAVCLFFYTGHWCAFDGLRYGAAFIGFDHFNIIRQGFLLAIDTFGVSHILPILGIPFIVILKLQNSNKRVSVDNIFLSLTQVFLIYGLITSTTTTLTIVCVAIQRRHLMVWGLFAPKYVFDAIGLLLTDVLILMASLYYY from the exons ATGGCGGTGGCCGGAGGAACGAAATGGAGCATGATCCGGCCTTTCTTGGTGCTCTTCCTCCTCCACACCCTCGCCATCTACTTCTTCACCCGCGGATTTCTTCTCACCCGTACCGAGCTCGACTCCTTCAGCCACTGCTCCGATCTGGCTCAATCTCCTTGCTCCCTCCCCTTCCCCAATTCTTCTTCTGACGCTCCGGTCAAATCCAATTTTACGGCAGATGAGGGACCCAAGGATCGAGGTTGTTGGACTACGCCTTCGGTAGATCGGCTCGTCATCATCGTGCTCGACGCGCTTAG GTTTGATTTTGTTGCCCCTAGTACGTTTTTCAAAG ATAAAAAGCCCTGGATGGACAAATTGCGAGTGTTACAGAAGCTAGCCTCTGAGGAGGGACTGTCAGCCAGAATTTTTAAGGCCATTGCAGACCCTCCGACCACTAGCTTACAGAGGTTGAAG GGATTAACAACGGGAGGACTTCCGACATTCATTGATGTTGGCAATAGTTTTGGAGCACCAGCAATTGTGGAAGATAATCTGATGCATCAG TTGGTGAAAAATGGAAAAAGGGTGCTGATGATGGGTGATGACACATGGATGCAGCTGTTTCCTGATCATTTTAATATATCTTATCCTTACCCTTCCTTTGACGTGAAAGATCTTGATACA GTTGATAATGGTGTCATTGAACATTTGATTCCATCATTGTACAAAGAAGATTGGGATGTACTCATTGCTCATTTCCTTGGTGTT GATCATGCTGGGCACATATTTGGCGTTGAGTCTGAACAGATGATAAACAAGTTGGAACAGTATAACCGGATTCTTGAG GAAGTTGTTAACGTGCTGAAGAACCAATCTGGAGCAGGTTCCCTGCATGAGAACACTTTTCTCATTGTAATGGGTGATCATGGCCAAACCACTAATGGTGATCATGGCGGTGGTACAGCTGAAGAG GTGGAAACATCAGTCTTTGCAATGAGTTTAAAAAGCTCCCCAACTTCAATATCATCTGTTCTGGATTCAGATTTCTGCCACCCTGATTTG TATGGGAAAAGGTTATGCATTGGCATCTTTGAGCAG CTTGACTTTGCAGTAACTATTTCAGCTCTCCTTGGTCTTCCATTTCCTTTTGGAAG TATTGGCCATGTTGATGCTGAACTGTATGCATTAAGTGCTCGTACATGGGAAAGTGAAGGGACAAACACAGATGGTTGTGAAGTATTATCAGATTTGGCAGCATGGAAGCAAAACTACTTAAAAGCTCTATGCATAAACAGCTGGCAG GTACAAAGATATATTGATCTCTACTCTACCACATCAGTTATCGGGTTGCCTTTGGAAGATTTATACCATGTAGCTCAATTGTACAGTGAAGCTCAGAGTAGCTGGTCAGATACTATGAACATCAGTTGCTTACATGGGGATACGGGCAACAATATTCTGGATGGTTTAGATTCCTCTTTTCAACAGCAAATTGATGCATATTCAAACTACTTACGAAGTGTTTCCAAGCTTGCTCGATCAGCATGGACTGAGTTTGATTTAAGCTTCATGGGTGTTGGCTTCATTTTTATGCTGATTTCTCTTGGCTTTCACCTAGTATCAATTAGAAGATTGAGCATGCTCTGTCAACCCTATTATGGTGGGATGGATGTATTTGGTATTCGTTTTAGCCTGGTTTCTGCTTTTCTGTTGGTGGCAATTCGAGCAGCTAGTTTTCTGTCAAATAGTTATATTT TGGCAGAAGGAAGAGTTGCAAGCTTTCTTTTGTCGACTGCTGGCATTCTCAGATTATGGTGTTCAATCAGCAACTGGAAGTTTCCAACTTAT GAACTTTTGCTTCTTTTTCTAAACACCATTATCAGACATGGCATAGTTGCTGGAATGTTAAAGGAGACTTCTGGTTCCACCTCTTTATTTACATTCTACAAATTTATTTTCCATACTGATGAGAAAGATCCTCTGTTGATAGTTTTGACATACAGTTTACCCATAATCTCACTATCCATTTTAGCAATCATGATTTCTAGGTTCCTTTCTGCAACATCTTCTCGGATGTGCTATAGATATATCCTCTTTATTGGAACCATATGTAGCTATGTTCTCATATCATTACATTGGGTCTCAGAGGGCGGGTTGATGCCCAGTTTCACATTTTTGCAATATATTGGGAAGAACTTAGCCCCTCGGCTAGTTTATGCTATTGGATTTGGACTTCTAGTTCTATCAGTTCTCTCTCAGTTTCTTGTCAATGGTATGAAAAAGTCAACAGAAAACCTATCAATTTCAGCTCTGGGTTTGGTTTCTTCATGGAGCTCAACCATCATTATTCTACTGGGAAAGCAAGGTCCTTTTGCTGTTTTGATTTTTGTAAGCGGAG CATGGTGTATAGTAAGATCATCGAGGTTAGAATCCAAGAGAAGGGATTTGGGAGTCTTGATCATTGATCCTACAACTGTGATTCAATGGAGCCTTTTAGCTGTCTGTTTATTCTTCTACACTGGTCATTG GTGTGCATTTGATGGTTTGCGGTATGGTGCAGCTTTTATTGG ATTTGATCATTTCAATATCATCCGTCAAGGTTTTCTACTGGCAATAGATACTTTCGGTGTCTCCCACATCCTTCCTATTCTTGGTATTCCATTTATTGTCATACTCAAGTTGCAGAATAGTAATAAAAGAGTGTCTGTGGATAATATATTCCTCAGCTTGACTCAG GTATTCTTAATTTACGGGCTTATAACTTCTACAACCACCACTTTGACGATCGTATGCGTTGCAATTCAAAGAAGGCATTTAATG GTTTGGGGATTATTTGCACCAAAATATGTCTTCGATGCAATCGGCCTTCTTCTAACAGACGTATTAATTCTCATGGCTTCTCTATACTACTACTGA
- the LOC121972185 gene encoding GPI ethanolamine phosphate transferase 3-like isoform X3, with translation MDKLRVLQKLASEEGLSARIFKAIADPPTTSLQRLKGLTTGGLPTFIDVGNSFGAPAIVEDNLMHQLVKNGKRVLMMGDDTWMQLFPDHFNISYPYPSFDVKDLDTVDNGVIEHLIPSLYKEDWDVLIAHFLGVDHAGHIFGVESEQMINKLEQYNRILEEVVNVLKNQSGAGSLHENTFLIVMGDHGQTTNGDHGGGTAEEVETSVFAMSLKSSPTSISSVLDSDFCHPDLYGKRLCIGIFEQLDFAVTISALLGLPFPFGSIGHVDAELYALSARTWESEGTNTDGCEVLSDLAAWKQNYLKALCINSWQVQRYIDLYSTTSVIGLPLEDLYHVAQLYSEAQSSWSDTMNISCLHGDTGNNILDGLDSSFQQQIDAYSNYLRSVSKLARSAWTEFDLSFMGVGFIFMLISLGFHLVSIRRLSMLCQPYYGGMDVFGIRFSLVSAFLLVAIRAASFLSNSYILAEGRVASFLLSTAGILRLWCSISNWKFPTYELLLLFLNTIIRHGIVAGMLKETSGSTSLFTFYKFIFHTDEKDPLLIVLTYSLPIISLSILAIMISRFLSATSSRMCYRYILFIGTICSYVLISLHWVSEGGLMPSFTFLQYIGKNLAPRLVYAIGFGLLVLSVLSQFLVNGMKKSTENLSISALGLVSSWSSTIIILLGKQGPFAVLIFVSGAWCIVRSSRLESKRRDLGVLIIDPTTVIQWSLLAVCLFFYTGHWCAFDGLRYGAAFIGFDHFNIIRQGFLLAIDTFGVSHILPILGIPFIVILKLQNSNKRVSVDNIFLSLTQVFLIYGLITSTTTTLTIVCVAIQRRHLMVWGLFAPKYVFDAIGLLLTDVLILMASLYYY, from the exons ATGGACAAATTGCGAGTGTTACAGAAGCTAGCCTCTGAGGAGGGACTGTCAGCCAGAATTTTTAAGGCCATTGCAGACCCTCCGACCACTAGCTTACAGAGGTTGAAG GGATTAACAACGGGAGGACTTCCGACATTCATTGATGTTGGCAATAGTTTTGGAGCACCAGCAATTGTGGAAGATAATCTGATGCATCAG TTGGTGAAAAATGGAAAAAGGGTGCTGATGATGGGTGATGACACATGGATGCAGCTGTTTCCTGATCATTTTAATATATCTTATCCTTACCCTTCCTTTGACGTGAAAGATCTTGATACA GTTGATAATGGTGTCATTGAACATTTGATTCCATCATTGTACAAAGAAGATTGGGATGTACTCATTGCTCATTTCCTTGGTGTT GATCATGCTGGGCACATATTTGGCGTTGAGTCTGAACAGATGATAAACAAGTTGGAACAGTATAACCGGATTCTTGAG GAAGTTGTTAACGTGCTGAAGAACCAATCTGGAGCAGGTTCCCTGCATGAGAACACTTTTCTCATTGTAATGGGTGATCATGGCCAAACCACTAATGGTGATCATGGCGGTGGTACAGCTGAAGAG GTGGAAACATCAGTCTTTGCAATGAGTTTAAAAAGCTCCCCAACTTCAATATCATCTGTTCTGGATTCAGATTTCTGCCACCCTGATTTG TATGGGAAAAGGTTATGCATTGGCATCTTTGAGCAG CTTGACTTTGCAGTAACTATTTCAGCTCTCCTTGGTCTTCCATTTCCTTTTGGAAG TATTGGCCATGTTGATGCTGAACTGTATGCATTAAGTGCTCGTACATGGGAAAGTGAAGGGACAAACACAGATGGTTGTGAAGTATTATCAGATTTGGCAGCATGGAAGCAAAACTACTTAAAAGCTCTATGCATAAACAGCTGGCAG GTACAAAGATATATTGATCTCTACTCTACCACATCAGTTATCGGGTTGCCTTTGGAAGATTTATACCATGTAGCTCAATTGTACAGTGAAGCTCAGAGTAGCTGGTCAGATACTATGAACATCAGTTGCTTACATGGGGATACGGGCAACAATATTCTGGATGGTTTAGATTCCTCTTTTCAACAGCAAATTGATGCATATTCAAACTACTTACGAAGTGTTTCCAAGCTTGCTCGATCAGCATGGACTGAGTTTGATTTAAGCTTCATGGGTGTTGGCTTCATTTTTATGCTGATTTCTCTTGGCTTTCACCTAGTATCAATTAGAAGATTGAGCATGCTCTGTCAACCCTATTATGGTGGGATGGATGTATTTGGTATTCGTTTTAGCCTGGTTTCTGCTTTTCTGTTGGTGGCAATTCGAGCAGCTAGTTTTCTGTCAAATAGTTATATTT TGGCAGAAGGAAGAGTTGCAAGCTTTCTTTTGTCGACTGCTGGCATTCTCAGATTATGGTGTTCAATCAGCAACTGGAAGTTTCCAACTTAT GAACTTTTGCTTCTTTTTCTAAACACCATTATCAGACATGGCATAGTTGCTGGAATGTTAAAGGAGACTTCTGGTTCCACCTCTTTATTTACATTCTACAAATTTATTTTCCATACTGATGAGAAAGATCCTCTGTTGATAGTTTTGACATACAGTTTACCCATAATCTCACTATCCATTTTAGCAATCATGATTTCTAGGTTCCTTTCTGCAACATCTTCTCGGATGTGCTATAGATATATCCTCTTTATTGGAACCATATGTAGCTATGTTCTCATATCATTACATTGGGTCTCAGAGGGCGGGTTGATGCCCAGTTTCACATTTTTGCAATATATTGGGAAGAACTTAGCCCCTCGGCTAGTTTATGCTATTGGATTTGGACTTCTAGTTCTATCAGTTCTCTCTCAGTTTCTTGTCAATGGTATGAAAAAGTCAACAGAAAACCTATCAATTTCAGCTCTGGGTTTGGTTTCTTCATGGAGCTCAACCATCATTATTCTACTGGGAAAGCAAGGTCCTTTTGCTGTTTTGATTTTTGTAAGCGGAG CATGGTGTATAGTAAGATCATCGAGGTTAGAATCCAAGAGAAGGGATTTGGGAGTCTTGATCATTGATCCTACAACTGTGATTCAATGGAGCCTTTTAGCTGTCTGTTTATTCTTCTACACTGGTCATTG GTGTGCATTTGATGGTTTGCGGTATGGTGCAGCTTTTATTGG ATTTGATCATTTCAATATCATCCGTCAAGGTTTTCTACTGGCAATAGATACTTTCGGTGTCTCCCACATCCTTCCTATTCTTGGTATTCCATTTATTGTCATACTCAAGTTGCAGAATAGTAATAAAAGAGTGTCTGTGGATAATATATTCCTCAGCTTGACTCAG GTATTCTTAATTTACGGGCTTATAACTTCTACAACCACCACTTTGACGATCGTATGCGTTGCAATTCAAAGAAGGCATTTAATG GTTTGGGGATTATTTGCACCAAAATATGTCTTCGATGCAATCGGCCTTCTTCTAACAGACGTATTAATTCTCATGGCTTCTCTATACTACTACTGA
- the LOC121972185 gene encoding GPI ethanolamine phosphate transferase 3-like isoform X4, giving the protein MHQLVKNGKRVLMMGDDTWMQLFPDHFNISYPYPSFDVKDLDTVDNGVIEHLIPSLYKEDWDVLIAHFLGVDHAGHIFGVESEQMINKLEQYNRILEEVVNVLKNQSGAGSLHENTFLIVMGDHGQTTNGDHGGGTAEEVETSVFAMSLKSSPTSISSVLDSDFCHPDLYGKRLCIGIFEQLDFAVTISALLGLPFPFGSIGHVDAELYALSARTWESEGTNTDGCEVLSDLAAWKQNYLKALCINSWQVQRYIDLYSTTSVIGLPLEDLYHVAQLYSEAQSSWSDTMNISCLHGDTGNNILDGLDSSFQQQIDAYSNYLRSVSKLARSAWTEFDLSFMGVGFIFMLISLGFHLVSIRRLSMLCQPYYGGMDVFGIRFSLVSAFLLVAIRAASFLSNSYILAEGRVASFLLSTAGILRLWCSISNWKFPTYELLLLFLNTIIRHGIVAGMLKETSGSTSLFTFYKFIFHTDEKDPLLIVLTYSLPIISLSILAIMISRFLSATSSRMCYRYILFIGTICSYVLISLHWVSEGGLMPSFTFLQYIGKNLAPRLVYAIGFGLLVLSVLSQFLVNGMKKSTENLSISALGLVSSWSSTIIILLGKQGPFAVLIFVSGAWCIVRSSRLESKRRDLGVLIIDPTTVIQWSLLAVCLFFYTGHWCAFDGLRYGAAFIGFDHFNIIRQGFLLAIDTFGVSHILPILGIPFIVILKLQNSNKRVSVDNIFLSLTQVFLIYGLITSTTTTLTIVCVAIQRRHLMVWGLFAPKYVFDAIGLLLTDVLILMASLYYY; this is encoded by the exons ATGCATCAG TTGGTGAAAAATGGAAAAAGGGTGCTGATGATGGGTGATGACACATGGATGCAGCTGTTTCCTGATCATTTTAATATATCTTATCCTTACCCTTCCTTTGACGTGAAAGATCTTGATACA GTTGATAATGGTGTCATTGAACATTTGATTCCATCATTGTACAAAGAAGATTGGGATGTACTCATTGCTCATTTCCTTGGTGTT GATCATGCTGGGCACATATTTGGCGTTGAGTCTGAACAGATGATAAACAAGTTGGAACAGTATAACCGGATTCTTGAG GAAGTTGTTAACGTGCTGAAGAACCAATCTGGAGCAGGTTCCCTGCATGAGAACACTTTTCTCATTGTAATGGGTGATCATGGCCAAACCACTAATGGTGATCATGGCGGTGGTACAGCTGAAGAG GTGGAAACATCAGTCTTTGCAATGAGTTTAAAAAGCTCCCCAACTTCAATATCATCTGTTCTGGATTCAGATTTCTGCCACCCTGATTTG TATGGGAAAAGGTTATGCATTGGCATCTTTGAGCAG CTTGACTTTGCAGTAACTATTTCAGCTCTCCTTGGTCTTCCATTTCCTTTTGGAAG TATTGGCCATGTTGATGCTGAACTGTATGCATTAAGTGCTCGTACATGGGAAAGTGAAGGGACAAACACAGATGGTTGTGAAGTATTATCAGATTTGGCAGCATGGAAGCAAAACTACTTAAAAGCTCTATGCATAAACAGCTGGCAG GTACAAAGATATATTGATCTCTACTCTACCACATCAGTTATCGGGTTGCCTTTGGAAGATTTATACCATGTAGCTCAATTGTACAGTGAAGCTCAGAGTAGCTGGTCAGATACTATGAACATCAGTTGCTTACATGGGGATACGGGCAACAATATTCTGGATGGTTTAGATTCCTCTTTTCAACAGCAAATTGATGCATATTCAAACTACTTACGAAGTGTTTCCAAGCTTGCTCGATCAGCATGGACTGAGTTTGATTTAAGCTTCATGGGTGTTGGCTTCATTTTTATGCTGATTTCTCTTGGCTTTCACCTAGTATCAATTAGAAGATTGAGCATGCTCTGTCAACCCTATTATGGTGGGATGGATGTATTTGGTATTCGTTTTAGCCTGGTTTCTGCTTTTCTGTTGGTGGCAATTCGAGCAGCTAGTTTTCTGTCAAATAGTTATATTT TGGCAGAAGGAAGAGTTGCAAGCTTTCTTTTGTCGACTGCTGGCATTCTCAGATTATGGTGTTCAATCAGCAACTGGAAGTTTCCAACTTAT GAACTTTTGCTTCTTTTTCTAAACACCATTATCAGACATGGCATAGTTGCTGGAATGTTAAAGGAGACTTCTGGTTCCACCTCTTTATTTACATTCTACAAATTTATTTTCCATACTGATGAGAAAGATCCTCTGTTGATAGTTTTGACATACAGTTTACCCATAATCTCACTATCCATTTTAGCAATCATGATTTCTAGGTTCCTTTCTGCAACATCTTCTCGGATGTGCTATAGATATATCCTCTTTATTGGAACCATATGTAGCTATGTTCTCATATCATTACATTGGGTCTCAGAGGGCGGGTTGATGCCCAGTTTCACATTTTTGCAATATATTGGGAAGAACTTAGCCCCTCGGCTAGTTTATGCTATTGGATTTGGACTTCTAGTTCTATCAGTTCTCTCTCAGTTTCTTGTCAATGGTATGAAAAAGTCAACAGAAAACCTATCAATTTCAGCTCTGGGTTTGGTTTCTTCATGGAGCTCAACCATCATTATTCTACTGGGAAAGCAAGGTCCTTTTGCTGTTTTGATTTTTGTAAGCGGAG CATGGTGTATAGTAAGATCATCGAGGTTAGAATCCAAGAGAAGGGATTTGGGAGTCTTGATCATTGATCCTACAACTGTGATTCAATGGAGCCTTTTAGCTGTCTGTTTATTCTTCTACACTGGTCATTG GTGTGCATTTGATGGTTTGCGGTATGGTGCAGCTTTTATTGG ATTTGATCATTTCAATATCATCCGTCAAGGTTTTCTACTGGCAATAGATACTTTCGGTGTCTCCCACATCCTTCCTATTCTTGGTATTCCATTTATTGTCATACTCAAGTTGCAGAATAGTAATAAAAGAGTGTCTGTGGATAATATATTCCTCAGCTTGACTCAG GTATTCTTAATTTACGGGCTTATAACTTCTACAACCACCACTTTGACGATCGTATGCGTTGCAATTCAAAGAAGGCATTTAATG GTTTGGGGATTATTTGCACCAAAATATGTCTTCGATGCAATCGGCCTTCTTCTAACAGACGTATTAATTCTCATGGCTTCTCTATACTACTACTGA